In Symphalangus syndactylus isolate Jambi chromosome 14, NHGRI_mSymSyn1-v2.1_pri, whole genome shotgun sequence, one DNA window encodes the following:
- the RHOT2 gene encoding mitochondrial Rho GTPase 2 isoform X8, with the protein MRRDVRILLLGEAQVGKTSLILSLVGEEFPEEVPPRAEEITIPADVTPEKVPTHIVDYSEAEQTDEELRQEIHKANVVCVVYDVSEEATIEKIRTKWIPLVNGGSTRGPRVPIILVGNKSDLRPGSSMEAVLPIMSQFPEIETCVECSAKNLRNISELFYYAQKAVLHPTAPLYDPEAKRLRPACAQALTRIFRLSDQDLDQALSDEELNAFQKSCFGHPLAPQALEDVKTVVCRNVAGGVWEDRLTLDGFLFLNTLFIQRGRHETTWTILRRFGYSDALELTADYLFPPLHVPPGCSTELNHLGYQFVQRVFEKHDQDRDGALSPVELQSLFSVFPAAPWGPEFPRTVRTVAGRLPLHGYLCQWTLVTYLDVRSCLGHLGYLGYPTLCEQDSQARAITVTREKRLDQEKGQTQRSVLLCKVVGARGVGKSAFLQAFLGRGLGHQDTREQPPGYAIDTVQVNGQEKYLILCEVGTDGLLATSLDAACDVACLMFDGSDPKSFAHCASVYKHHYMDGQTPCLFVSSKADLPEGVAVAGPLPAEFCRKHRLPAPVPFSCAGPAEPSTTIFTQLATMATFPHLVHAELRPSSFWLRGLLGVVGAAVAAVLSFSLYRVLVKSQ; encoded by the exons ATGAGGCGGGACGTGCGCATCCTGTTACTGGGCGAGG CCCAGGTGGGGAAGACGTCGCTGATCCTGTCCCTGGTGGGCGAGGAGTTTCCCGAGGAG GTCCCTCCCCGCGCGGAGGAGATCACGATTCCCGCGGACGTCACCCCGGAGAAGGTGCCCACCCACATCGTGGACTACTCAG AAGCCGAGCAGACGGACGAGGAGCTGCGCCAGGAGATCCACAAG GCAAacgtggtgtgtgtggtgtatgacGTCTCTGAGGAGGCCACAATTGAGAAG ATTCGAACTAAGTGGATCCCACTGGTGAATGGGGGGAGCACGCGGGGGCCCAG GGTGCCCATCATCCTAGTGGGCAACAAGTCAGACCTGCGGCCGGGGAGCTCCATGGAGGCCGTGCTCCCCATCATGAGCCAGTTCCCCGAGATCGAGACCTGCGTGGAG TGTTCGGCCAAGAACCTGAGGAACATCTCAGAGCTGTTCTACTACGCCCAGAAGGCCGTCCTGCACCCCACAGCCCCCCTCTATGACCCTGAGGCCAAGCGG TTGAGGCCCGCGTGCGCCCAGGCACTGACGCGCATCTTCAGGCTCTCAGATCAGGACCTGGACCAGGCGCTCAGTGACGAAGAGCTCAACGCTTTCCAG AAATCCTGCTTTGGGCACCCCCTGGCCCCGCAGGCCCTGGAGGACGTGAAGACGGTGGTGTGCAGGAACGTGGCGGGCGGCGTGTGGGAGGACCGGCTGACCCTGGATG GTTTCCTCTTCCTGAACACGCTCTTCATCCAGCGCGGCCGGCACGAGACCACGTGGACCATCCTGCGGCGCTTCGGCTACAGCGACGCACTGGAGCTGACAGCCGACTATCTCTTCCCTCC GCTCCACGTGCCCCCTGGATGCAGCACTGAGCTCAACCACCTTGGCTACCAGTTTGTGCAGAGGGTGTTTGAGAAGCACGACCAG GACCGCGACGGCGCCCTCTCGCCTGTGGAGCTGCAAAGCCTCTTTAGTGTGTTCCCAGCAGCCCCCTGGGGCCCCGAGTTCCCACGCACAGTCCGCACAGTGGCCGGCCGGTTGCCCCTGCACGGATATCTCTGCCAGTGGAC CCTGGTGACCTACCTGGACGTCCGGAGCTGCCTTGGGCACCTAGGCTACCTGGGCTACCCCACCCTCTGTGAGCAGGACTCCCAGGCCCGCGCCATCACAG TCACCCGTGAGAAGAGACTGGACCAGGAGAAGGGACAGACGCAGCGGAGCGTCCTCCTGTGCAAGGTGGTGGGGGCCCGTGGAGTGGGCAAGTCTGCCTTCCTGCAGGCCTTCCTCGGCCGCGGCCTGGGG CACCAGGACACGAGGGAGCAGCCTCCCGGCTACGCCATCGACACGGTGCAGGTCAACGGGCAGGAGAAGTACTTGATC CTCTGTGAGGTGGGCACAGATGGTCTGCTGGCCACATCGCTGGACGCCGCCTGTGATGTTGCCTGCTTGATGTTTGATGGCAGTGACCCAAAGTCCTTTGCACATTGTGCCAGCGTCTACAAG CACCATTACATGGACGGGCAGACCCCCTGCCTCTTTGTCTCCTCCAAGGCTGACTTGCCCGAAGGTGTCGCGGTGGCTGGCCCATTGCCGGCCGAGTTTTGCCGCAAGCACCGGCTACCCGCTCCTGTGCCGTTCTCCTGTGCTGGCCCAGCCGAGCCCAGCACCACCATCTTCACCCAGCTCGCCACCATGGCCACCTTCCC ACATTTGGTCCACGCAGAGTTGCGTCCCTCTTCCTTCTGGCTCCGGGGGCTGCTGGGAGTTGTCGGGGCCGCCGTGGCCGCAGTCCTCAGCTTCTCACTCTACAGGGTCCTGGTGAAGAGCCAGTGA
- the RHOT2 gene encoding mitochondrial Rho GTPase 2 isoform X2, translated as MRRDVRILLLGEGGEDVADPVPGGRGVSRGGPSPRGGDHDSRGRHPGEGAHPHRGLLRSRADGRGAAPGDPQAHPAGSRHRSVQWCSRDNRTLPRGLSLPPAGVAAAFTLLVGSVCATSACRVLQPTVPASGHLELPVPEHVCRGHLQANVVCVVYDVSEEATIEKIRTKWIPLVNGGSTRGPRVPIILVGNKSDLRPGSSMEAVLPIMSQFPEIETCVECSAKNLRNISELFYYAQKAVLHPTAPLYDPEAKRLRPACAQALTRIFRLSDQDLDQALSDEELNAFQKSCFGHPLAPQALEDVKTVVCRNVAGGVWEDRLTLDGFLFLNTLFIQRGRHETTWTILRRFGYSDALELTADYLFPPLHVPPGCSTELNHLGYQFVQRVFEKHDQDRDGALSPVELQSLFSVFPAAPWGPEFPRTVRTVAGRLPLHGYLCQWTLVTYLDVRSCLGHLGYLGYPTLCEQDSQARAITVTREKRLDQEKGQTQRSVLLCKVVGARGVGKSAFLQAFLGRGLGHQDTREQPPGYAIDTVQVNGQEKYLILCEVGTDGLLATSLDAACDVACLMFDGSDPKSFAHCASVYKHHYMDGQTPCLFVSSKADLPEGVAVAGPLPAEFCRKHRLPAPVPFSCAGPAEPSTTIFTQLATMATFPHLVHAELRPSSFWLRGLLGVVGAAVAAVLSFSLYRVLVKSQ; from the exons ATGAGGCGGGACGTGCGCATCCTGTTACTGGGCGAGG GTGGGGAAGACGTCGCTGATCCTGTCCCTGGTGGGCGAGGAGTTTCCCGAGGAG GTCCCTCCCCGCGCGGAGGAGATCACGATTCCCGCGGACGTCACCCCGGAGAAGGTGCCCACCCACATCGTGGACTACTCAG AAGCCGAGCAGACGGACGAGGAGCTGCGCCAGGAGATCCACAAG CGCACCCCGCTGGGAGCCGGCACCGCTCGGTCCAGTGGTGCTCCAGGGATAACAGGACCCTTCCCCGCGggctgtccctccctcctgccgGGGTGGCAGCAGCGTTTACTCTTCTTGTGGGCTCCGTGTGCGCCACCTCCGCCTGCCGTGTGCTCCAGCCCACCGTCCCGGCCTCCGGGCACCTGGAGCTCCCAGTACCAGAGCACGTGTGCCGGGGACACCTCCAG GCAAacgtggtgtgtgtggtgtatgacGTCTCTGAGGAGGCCACAATTGAGAAG ATTCGAACTAAGTGGATCCCACTGGTGAATGGGGGGAGCACGCGGGGGCCCAG GGTGCCCATCATCCTAGTGGGCAACAAGTCAGACCTGCGGCCGGGGAGCTCCATGGAGGCCGTGCTCCCCATCATGAGCCAGTTCCCCGAGATCGAGACCTGCGTGGAG TGTTCGGCCAAGAACCTGAGGAACATCTCAGAGCTGTTCTACTACGCCCAGAAGGCCGTCCTGCACCCCACAGCCCCCCTCTATGACCCTGAGGCCAAGCGG TTGAGGCCCGCGTGCGCCCAGGCACTGACGCGCATCTTCAGGCTCTCAGATCAGGACCTGGACCAGGCGCTCAGTGACGAAGAGCTCAACGCTTTCCAG AAATCCTGCTTTGGGCACCCCCTGGCCCCGCAGGCCCTGGAGGACGTGAAGACGGTGGTGTGCAGGAACGTGGCGGGCGGCGTGTGGGAGGACCGGCTGACCCTGGATG GTTTCCTCTTCCTGAACACGCTCTTCATCCAGCGCGGCCGGCACGAGACCACGTGGACCATCCTGCGGCGCTTCGGCTACAGCGACGCACTGGAGCTGACAGCCGACTATCTCTTCCCTCC GCTCCACGTGCCCCCTGGATGCAGCACTGAGCTCAACCACCTTGGCTACCAGTTTGTGCAGAGGGTGTTTGAGAAGCACGACCAG GACCGCGACGGCGCCCTCTCGCCTGTGGAGCTGCAAAGCCTCTTTAGTGTGTTCCCAGCAGCCCCCTGGGGCCCCGAGTTCCCACGCACAGTCCGCACAGTGGCCGGCCGGTTGCCCCTGCACGGATATCTCTGCCAGTGGAC CCTGGTGACCTACCTGGACGTCCGGAGCTGCCTTGGGCACCTAGGCTACCTGGGCTACCCCACCCTCTGTGAGCAGGACTCCCAGGCCCGCGCCATCACAG TCACCCGTGAGAAGAGACTGGACCAGGAGAAGGGACAGACGCAGCGGAGCGTCCTCCTGTGCAAGGTGGTGGGGGCCCGTGGAGTGGGCAAGTCTGCCTTCCTGCAGGCCTTCCTCGGCCGCGGCCTGGGG CACCAGGACACGAGGGAGCAGCCTCCCGGCTACGCCATCGACACGGTGCAGGTCAACGGGCAGGAGAAGTACTTGATC CTCTGTGAGGTGGGCACAGATGGTCTGCTGGCCACATCGCTGGACGCCGCCTGTGATGTTGCCTGCTTGATGTTTGATGGCAGTGACCCAAAGTCCTTTGCACATTGTGCCAGCGTCTACAAG CACCATTACATGGACGGGCAGACCCCCTGCCTCTTTGTCTCCTCCAAGGCTGACTTGCCCGAAGGTGTCGCGGTGGCTGGCCCATTGCCGGCCGAGTTTTGCCGCAAGCACCGGCTACCCGCTCCTGTGCCGTTCTCCTGTGCTGGCCCAGCCGAGCCCAGCACCACCATCTTCACCCAGCTCGCCACCATGGCCACCTTCCC ACATTTGGTCCACGCAGAGTTGCGTCCCTCTTCCTTCTGGCTCCGGGGGCTGCTGGGAGTTGTCGGGGCCGCCGTGGCCGCAGTCCTCAGCTTCTCACTCTACAGGGTCCTGGTGAAGAGCCAGTGA
- the RHOT2 gene encoding mitochondrial Rho GTPase 2 isoform X10, whose amino-acid sequence MRRDVRILLLGEAQVGKTSLILSLVGEEFPEEVPPRAEEITIPADVTPEKVPTHIVDYSAEQTDEELRQEIHKANVVCVVYDVSEEATIEKIRTKWIPLVNGGSTRGPRVPIILVGNKSDLRPGSSMEAVLPIMSQFPEIETCVECSAKNLRNISELFYYAQKAVLHPTAPLYDPEAKRLRPACAQALTRIFRLSDQDLDQALSDEELNAFQKSCFGHPLAPQALEDVKTVVCRNVAGGVWEDRLTLDGFLFLNTLFIQRGRHETTWTILRRFGYSDALELTADYLFPPLHVPPGCSTELNHLGYQFVQRVFEKHDQDRDGALSPVELQSLFSVFPAAPWGPEFPRTVRTVAGRLPLHGYLCQWTLVTYLDVRSCLGHLGYLGYPTLCEQDSQARAITVTREKRLDQEKGQTQRSVLLCKVVGARGVGKSAFLQAFLGRGLGHQDTREQPPGYAIDTVQVNGQEKYLILCEVGTDGLLATSLDAACDVACLMFDGSDPKSFAHCASVYKHHYMDGQTPCLFVSSKADLPEGVAVAGPLPAEFCRKHRLPAPVPFSCAGPAEPSTTIFTQLATMATFPHLVHAELRPSSFWLRGLLGVVGAAVAAVLSFSLYRVLVKSQ is encoded by the exons ATGAGGCGGGACGTGCGCATCCTGTTACTGGGCGAGG CCCAGGTGGGGAAGACGTCGCTGATCCTGTCCCTGGTGGGCGAGGAGTTTCCCGAGGAG GTCCCTCCCCGCGCGGAGGAGATCACGATTCCCGCGGACGTCACCCCGGAGAAGGTGCCCACCCACATCGTGGACTACTCAG CCGAGCAGACGGACGAGGAGCTGCGCCAGGAGATCCACAAG GCAAacgtggtgtgtgtggtgtatgacGTCTCTGAGGAGGCCACAATTGAGAAG ATTCGAACTAAGTGGATCCCACTGGTGAATGGGGGGAGCACGCGGGGGCCCAG GGTGCCCATCATCCTAGTGGGCAACAAGTCAGACCTGCGGCCGGGGAGCTCCATGGAGGCCGTGCTCCCCATCATGAGCCAGTTCCCCGAGATCGAGACCTGCGTGGAG TGTTCGGCCAAGAACCTGAGGAACATCTCAGAGCTGTTCTACTACGCCCAGAAGGCCGTCCTGCACCCCACAGCCCCCCTCTATGACCCTGAGGCCAAGCGG TTGAGGCCCGCGTGCGCCCAGGCACTGACGCGCATCTTCAGGCTCTCAGATCAGGACCTGGACCAGGCGCTCAGTGACGAAGAGCTCAACGCTTTCCAG AAATCCTGCTTTGGGCACCCCCTGGCCCCGCAGGCCCTGGAGGACGTGAAGACGGTGGTGTGCAGGAACGTGGCGGGCGGCGTGTGGGAGGACCGGCTGACCCTGGATG GTTTCCTCTTCCTGAACACGCTCTTCATCCAGCGCGGCCGGCACGAGACCACGTGGACCATCCTGCGGCGCTTCGGCTACAGCGACGCACTGGAGCTGACAGCCGACTATCTCTTCCCTCC GCTCCACGTGCCCCCTGGATGCAGCACTGAGCTCAACCACCTTGGCTACCAGTTTGTGCAGAGGGTGTTTGAGAAGCACGACCAG GACCGCGACGGCGCCCTCTCGCCTGTGGAGCTGCAAAGCCTCTTTAGTGTGTTCCCAGCAGCCCCCTGGGGCCCCGAGTTCCCACGCACAGTCCGCACAGTGGCCGGCCGGTTGCCCCTGCACGGATATCTCTGCCAGTGGAC CCTGGTGACCTACCTGGACGTCCGGAGCTGCCTTGGGCACCTAGGCTACCTGGGCTACCCCACCCTCTGTGAGCAGGACTCCCAGGCCCGCGCCATCACAG TCACCCGTGAGAAGAGACTGGACCAGGAGAAGGGACAGACGCAGCGGAGCGTCCTCCTGTGCAAGGTGGTGGGGGCCCGTGGAGTGGGCAAGTCTGCCTTCCTGCAGGCCTTCCTCGGCCGCGGCCTGGGG CACCAGGACACGAGGGAGCAGCCTCCCGGCTACGCCATCGACACGGTGCAGGTCAACGGGCAGGAGAAGTACTTGATC CTCTGTGAGGTGGGCACAGATGGTCTGCTGGCCACATCGCTGGACGCCGCCTGTGATGTTGCCTGCTTGATGTTTGATGGCAGTGACCCAAAGTCCTTTGCACATTGTGCCAGCGTCTACAAG CACCATTACATGGACGGGCAGACCCCCTGCCTCTTTGTCTCCTCCAAGGCTGACTTGCCCGAAGGTGTCGCGGTGGCTGGCCCATTGCCGGCCGAGTTTTGCCGCAAGCACCGGCTACCCGCTCCTGTGCCGTTCTCCTGTGCTGGCCCAGCCGAGCCCAGCACCACCATCTTCACCCAGCTCGCCACCATGGCCACCTTCCC ACATTTGGTCCACGCAGAGTTGCGTCCCTCTTCCTTCTGGCTCCGGGGGCTGCTGGGAGTTGTCGGGGCCGCCGTGGCCGCAGTCCTCAGCTTCTCACTCTACAGGGTCCTGGTGAAGAGCCAGTGA
- the RHOT2 gene encoding mitochondrial Rho GTPase 2 isoform X14 produces the protein MRRDVRILLLGEAQVGKTSLILSLVGEEFPEEVPPRAEEITIPADVTPEKVPTHIVDYSEAEQTDEELRQEIHKIRTKWIPLVNGGSTRGPRVPIILVGNKSDLRPGSSMEAVLPIMSQFPEIETCVECSAKNLRNISELFYYAQKAVLHPTAPLYDPEAKRKSCFGHPLAPQALEDVKTVVCRNVAGGVWEDRLTLDGFLFLNTLFIQRGRHETTWTILRRFGYSDALELTADYLFPPLHVPPGCSTELNHLGYQFVQRVFEKHDQDRDGALSPVELQSLFSVFPAAPWGPEFPRTVRTVAGRLPLHGYLCQWTLVTYLDVRSCLGHLGYLGYPTLCEQDSQARAITVTREKRLDQEKGQTQRSVLLCKVVGARGVGKSAFLQAFLGRGLGHQDTREQPPGYAIDTVQVNGQEKYLILCEVGTDGLLATSLDAACDVACLMFDGSDPKSFAHCASVYKHHYMDGQTPCLFVSSKADLPEGVAVAGPLPAEFCRKHRLPAPVPFSCAGPAEPSTTIFTQLATMATFPHLVHAELRPSSFWLRGLLGVVGAAVAAVLSFSLYRVLVKSQ, from the exons ATGAGGCGGGACGTGCGCATCCTGTTACTGGGCGAGG CCCAGGTGGGGAAGACGTCGCTGATCCTGTCCCTGGTGGGCGAGGAGTTTCCCGAGGAG GTCCCTCCCCGCGCGGAGGAGATCACGATTCCCGCGGACGTCACCCCGGAGAAGGTGCCCACCCACATCGTGGACTACTCAG AAGCCGAGCAGACGGACGAGGAGCTGCGCCAGGAGATCCACAAG ATTCGAACTAAGTGGATCCCACTGGTGAATGGGGGGAGCACGCGGGGGCCCAG GGTGCCCATCATCCTAGTGGGCAACAAGTCAGACCTGCGGCCGGGGAGCTCCATGGAGGCCGTGCTCCCCATCATGAGCCAGTTCCCCGAGATCGAGACCTGCGTGGAG TGTTCGGCCAAGAACCTGAGGAACATCTCAGAGCTGTTCTACTACGCCCAGAAGGCCGTCCTGCACCCCACAGCCCCCCTCTATGACCCTGAGGCCAAGCGG AAATCCTGCTTTGGGCACCCCCTGGCCCCGCAGGCCCTGGAGGACGTGAAGACGGTGGTGTGCAGGAACGTGGCGGGCGGCGTGTGGGAGGACCGGCTGACCCTGGATG GTTTCCTCTTCCTGAACACGCTCTTCATCCAGCGCGGCCGGCACGAGACCACGTGGACCATCCTGCGGCGCTTCGGCTACAGCGACGCACTGGAGCTGACAGCCGACTATCTCTTCCCTCC GCTCCACGTGCCCCCTGGATGCAGCACTGAGCTCAACCACCTTGGCTACCAGTTTGTGCAGAGGGTGTTTGAGAAGCACGACCAG GACCGCGACGGCGCCCTCTCGCCTGTGGAGCTGCAAAGCCTCTTTAGTGTGTTCCCAGCAGCCCCCTGGGGCCCCGAGTTCCCACGCACAGTCCGCACAGTGGCCGGCCGGTTGCCCCTGCACGGATATCTCTGCCAGTGGAC CCTGGTGACCTACCTGGACGTCCGGAGCTGCCTTGGGCACCTAGGCTACCTGGGCTACCCCACCCTCTGTGAGCAGGACTCCCAGGCCCGCGCCATCACAG TCACCCGTGAGAAGAGACTGGACCAGGAGAAGGGACAGACGCAGCGGAGCGTCCTCCTGTGCAAGGTGGTGGGGGCCCGTGGAGTGGGCAAGTCTGCCTTCCTGCAGGCCTTCCTCGGCCGCGGCCTGGGG CACCAGGACACGAGGGAGCAGCCTCCCGGCTACGCCATCGACACGGTGCAGGTCAACGGGCAGGAGAAGTACTTGATC CTCTGTGAGGTGGGCACAGATGGTCTGCTGGCCACATCGCTGGACGCCGCCTGTGATGTTGCCTGCTTGATGTTTGATGGCAGTGACCCAAAGTCCTTTGCACATTGTGCCAGCGTCTACAAG CACCATTACATGGACGGGCAGACCCCCTGCCTCTTTGTCTCCTCCAAGGCTGACTTGCCCGAAGGTGTCGCGGTGGCTGGCCCATTGCCGGCCGAGTTTTGCCGCAAGCACCGGCTACCCGCTCCTGTGCCGTTCTCCTGTGCTGGCCCAGCCGAGCCCAGCACCACCATCTTCACCCAGCTCGCCACCATGGCCACCTTCCC ACATTTGGTCCACGCAGAGTTGCGTCCCTCTTCCTTCTGGCTCCGGGGGCTGCTGGGAGTTGTCGGGGCCGCCGTGGCCGCAGTCCTCAGCTTCTCACTCTACAGGGTCCTGGTGAAGAGCCAGTGA
- the RHOT2 gene encoding mitochondrial Rho GTPase 2 isoform X12, which yields MRRDVRILLLGEAQVGKTSLILSLVGEEFPEEVPPRAEEITIPADVTPEKVPTHIVDYSEAEQTDEELRQEIHKIRTKWIPLVNGGSTRGPRVPIILVGNKSDLRPGSSMEAVLPIMSQFPEIETCVECSAKNLRNISELFYYAQKAVLHPTAPLYDPEAKRLRPACAQALTRIFRLSDQDLDQALSDEELNAFQKSCFGHPLAPQALEDVKTVVCRNVAGGVWEDRLTLDGFLFLNTLFIQRGRHETTWTILRRFGYSDALELTADYLFPPLHVPPGCSTELNHLGYQFVQRVFEKHDQDRDGALSPVELQSLFSVFPAAPWGPEFPRTVRTVAGRLPLHGYLCQWTLVTYLDVRSCLGHLGYLGYPTLCEQDSQARAITVTREKRLDQEKGQTQRSVLLCKVVGARGVGKSAFLQAFLGRGLGHQDTREQPPGYAIDTVQVNGQEKYLILCEVGTDGLLATSLDAACDVACLMFDGSDPKSFAHCASVYKHHYMDGQTPCLFVSSKADLPEGVAVAGPLPAEFCRKHRLPAPVPFSCAGPAEPSTTIFTQLATMATFPHLVHAELRPSSFWLRGLLGVVGAAVAAVLSFSLYRVLVKSQ from the exons ATGAGGCGGGACGTGCGCATCCTGTTACTGGGCGAGG CCCAGGTGGGGAAGACGTCGCTGATCCTGTCCCTGGTGGGCGAGGAGTTTCCCGAGGAG GTCCCTCCCCGCGCGGAGGAGATCACGATTCCCGCGGACGTCACCCCGGAGAAGGTGCCCACCCACATCGTGGACTACTCAG AAGCCGAGCAGACGGACGAGGAGCTGCGCCAGGAGATCCACAAG ATTCGAACTAAGTGGATCCCACTGGTGAATGGGGGGAGCACGCGGGGGCCCAG GGTGCCCATCATCCTAGTGGGCAACAAGTCAGACCTGCGGCCGGGGAGCTCCATGGAGGCCGTGCTCCCCATCATGAGCCAGTTCCCCGAGATCGAGACCTGCGTGGAG TGTTCGGCCAAGAACCTGAGGAACATCTCAGAGCTGTTCTACTACGCCCAGAAGGCCGTCCTGCACCCCACAGCCCCCCTCTATGACCCTGAGGCCAAGCGG TTGAGGCCCGCGTGCGCCCAGGCACTGACGCGCATCTTCAGGCTCTCAGATCAGGACCTGGACCAGGCGCTCAGTGACGAAGAGCTCAACGCTTTCCAG AAATCCTGCTTTGGGCACCCCCTGGCCCCGCAGGCCCTGGAGGACGTGAAGACGGTGGTGTGCAGGAACGTGGCGGGCGGCGTGTGGGAGGACCGGCTGACCCTGGATG GTTTCCTCTTCCTGAACACGCTCTTCATCCAGCGCGGCCGGCACGAGACCACGTGGACCATCCTGCGGCGCTTCGGCTACAGCGACGCACTGGAGCTGACAGCCGACTATCTCTTCCCTCC GCTCCACGTGCCCCCTGGATGCAGCACTGAGCTCAACCACCTTGGCTACCAGTTTGTGCAGAGGGTGTTTGAGAAGCACGACCAG GACCGCGACGGCGCCCTCTCGCCTGTGGAGCTGCAAAGCCTCTTTAGTGTGTTCCCAGCAGCCCCCTGGGGCCCCGAGTTCCCACGCACAGTCCGCACAGTGGCCGGCCGGTTGCCCCTGCACGGATATCTCTGCCAGTGGAC CCTGGTGACCTACCTGGACGTCCGGAGCTGCCTTGGGCACCTAGGCTACCTGGGCTACCCCACCCTCTGTGAGCAGGACTCCCAGGCCCGCGCCATCACAG TCACCCGTGAGAAGAGACTGGACCAGGAGAAGGGACAGACGCAGCGGAGCGTCCTCCTGTGCAAGGTGGTGGGGGCCCGTGGAGTGGGCAAGTCTGCCTTCCTGCAGGCCTTCCTCGGCCGCGGCCTGGGG CACCAGGACACGAGGGAGCAGCCTCCCGGCTACGCCATCGACACGGTGCAGGTCAACGGGCAGGAGAAGTACTTGATC CTCTGTGAGGTGGGCACAGATGGTCTGCTGGCCACATCGCTGGACGCCGCCTGTGATGTTGCCTGCTTGATGTTTGATGGCAGTGACCCAAAGTCCTTTGCACATTGTGCCAGCGTCTACAAG CACCATTACATGGACGGGCAGACCCCCTGCCTCTTTGTCTCCTCCAAGGCTGACTTGCCCGAAGGTGTCGCGGTGGCTGGCCCATTGCCGGCCGAGTTTTGCCGCAAGCACCGGCTACCCGCTCCTGTGCCGTTCTCCTGTGCTGGCCCAGCCGAGCCCAGCACCACCATCTTCACCCAGCTCGCCACCATGGCCACCTTCCC ACATTTGGTCCACGCAGAGTTGCGTCCCTCTTCCTTCTGGCTCCGGGGGCTGCTGGGAGTTGTCGGGGCCGCCGTGGCCGCAGTCCTCAGCTTCTCACTCTACAGGGTCCTGGTGAAGAGCCAGTGA
- the RHOT2 gene encoding mitochondrial Rho GTPase 2 isoform X15: protein MGGARGGPVGNKSDLRPGSSMEAVLPIMSQFPEIETCVECSAKNLRNISELFYYAQKAVLHPTAPLYDPEAKRLRPACAQALTRIFRLSDQDLDQALSDEELNAFQQKSCFGHPLAPQALEDVKTVVCRNVAGGVWEDRLTLDGFLFLNTLFIQRGRHETTWTILRRFGYSDALELTADYLFPPLHVPPGCSTELNHLGYQFVQRVFEKHDQDRDGALSPVELQSLFSVFPAAPWGPEFPRTVRTVAGRLPLHGYLCQWTLVTYLDVRSCLGHLGYLGYPTLCEQDSQARAITVTREKRLDQEKGQTQRSVLLCKVVGARGVGKSAFLQAFLGRGLGHQDTREQPPGYAIDTVQVNGQEKYLILCEVGTDGLLATSLDAACDVACLMFDGSDPKSFAHCASVYKHHYMDGQTPCLFVSSKADLPEGVAVAGPLPAEFCRKHRLPAPVPFSCAGPAEPSTTIFTQLATMATFPHLVHAELRPSSFWLRGLLGVVGAAVAAVLSFSLYRVLVKSQ, encoded by the exons ATGGGGGGAGCACGCGGGGGCCCAG TGGGCAACAAGTCAGACCTGCGGCCGGGGAGCTCCATGGAGGCCGTGCTCCCCATCATGAGCCAGTTCCCCGAGATCGAGACCTGCGTGGAG TGTTCGGCCAAGAACCTGAGGAACATCTCAGAGCTGTTCTACTACGCCCAGAAGGCCGTCCTGCACCCCACAGCCCCCCTCTATGACCCTGAGGCCAAGCGG TTGAGGCCCGCGTGCGCCCAGGCACTGACGCGCATCTTCAGGCTCTCAGATCAGGACCTGGACCAGGCGCTCAGTGACGAAGAGCTCAACGCTTTCCAG CAGAAATCCTGCTTTGGGCACCCCCTGGCCCCGCAGGCCCTGGAGGACGTGAAGACGGTGGTGTGCAGGAACGTGGCGGGCGGCGTGTGGGAGGACCGGCTGACCCTGGATG GTTTCCTCTTCCTGAACACGCTCTTCATCCAGCGCGGCCGGCACGAGACCACGTGGACCATCCTGCGGCGCTTCGGCTACAGCGACGCACTGGAGCTGACAGCCGACTATCTCTTCCCTCC GCTCCACGTGCCCCCTGGATGCAGCACTGAGCTCAACCACCTTGGCTACCAGTTTGTGCAGAGGGTGTTTGAGAAGCACGACCAG GACCGCGACGGCGCCCTCTCGCCTGTGGAGCTGCAAAGCCTCTTTAGTGTGTTCCCAGCAGCCCCCTGGGGCCCCGAGTTCCCACGCACAGTCCGCACAGTGGCCGGCCGGTTGCCCCTGCACGGATATCTCTGCCAGTGGAC CCTGGTGACCTACCTGGACGTCCGGAGCTGCCTTGGGCACCTAGGCTACCTGGGCTACCCCACCCTCTGTGAGCAGGACTCCCAGGCCCGCGCCATCACAG TCACCCGTGAGAAGAGACTGGACCAGGAGAAGGGACAGACGCAGCGGAGCGTCCTCCTGTGCAAGGTGGTGGGGGCCCGTGGAGTGGGCAAGTCTGCCTTCCTGCAGGCCTTCCTCGGCCGCGGCCTGGGG CACCAGGACACGAGGGAGCAGCCTCCCGGCTACGCCATCGACACGGTGCAGGTCAACGGGCAGGAGAAGTACTTGATC CTCTGTGAGGTGGGCACAGATGGTCTGCTGGCCACATCGCTGGACGCCGCCTGTGATGTTGCCTGCTTGATGTTTGATGGCAGTGACCCAAAGTCCTTTGCACATTGTGCCAGCGTCTACAAG CACCATTACATGGACGGGCAGACCCCCTGCCTCTTTGTCTCCTCCAAGGCTGACTTGCCCGAAGGTGTCGCGGTGGCTGGCCCATTGCCGGCCGAGTTTTGCCGCAAGCACCGGCTACCCGCTCCTGTGCCGTTCTCCTGTGCTGGCCCAGCCGAGCCCAGCACCACCATCTTCACCCAGCTCGCCACCATGGCCACCTTCCC ACATTTGGTCCACGCAGAGTTGCGTCCCTCTTCCTTCTGGCTCCGGGGGCTGCTGGGAGTTGTCGGGGCCGCCGTGGCCGCAGTCCTCAGCTTCTCACTCTACAGGGTCCTGGTGAAGAGCCAGTGA